The following proteins are co-located in the Gigantopelta aegis isolate Gae_Host chromosome 5, Gae_host_genome, whole genome shotgun sequence genome:
- the LOC121373750 gene encoding uncharacterized protein LOC121373750 has product MESSDPSQRGVYFPMELLPRDILHRLGNVRVLVVPKERSSSCKENEEECFGKKEDRNLFDGPPVSPGVNYRPMGQSFDFRLTSPEGERYPMKERQEAEMMKGLTETTPKRRPQEPLKTPVRFENNMAEDSRKSANQSPPCIPDGSHPSEIGVQAKIKRQLFSNFEADFRTMRTGKSADVFRWGQPQCL; this is encoded by the exons ATGGAATCTTCAGACCCATCTCAAAGGGGTGTTTACTTTCCGATGGAACTGTTGCCTAGAGACATCCTGCACAGACTGGGGAACGTCAGGGTGTTGGTGGTACCCAAAGAGAGATCGTCATCCTGCAAAGAGAACGAGGAGGAGTGTTTTGGGAAGAAGGAAGACAGGAATCTGTTCGATGGTCCGCCTGTCTCGCCCGGCGTCAACTACAGACCCATGGGCCAGTCGTTCGATTTCCGTCTGACGTCACCGGAAGGGGAGAGGTACCCTATGAAGGAAAGACAAGAAGCAGAG ATGATGAAAGGATTGACAGAAACAACTCCAAAACGGCGCCCTCAGGAACCACTCAAAACGCCTGTACGATTCGAAAACAACATGGCCGAAGATAGCAGGAAATCGGCCAATCAGAGCCCTCCTTGTATACCAGACGGAAGTCACCCAAGTGAAATTGGGGTCCAGGCGAAAATCAAGAGACAACTATTTTCTAATTTCGAGGCTGATTTCAGAACAATGAGAACTGGTAAGTCTGCAGATGTTTTCAGATGGGGCCAACCACAATGTTTATGA